A window of the [Chlorobium] sp. 445 genome harbors these coding sequences:
- the waaF gene encoding lipopolysaccharide heptosyltransferase II, which yields MNLAVTFYKLAASAKNILVRAPNWLGDLVMSLGFFYKLRHAFPDATIEVIAKAEIADLLELVPQLSRVHPFSKKTYRGLAGLYRFASRFAEVDLYFSLPDSFSSAAMGFFARAKRRIGFRGDWRNLLLTDALHKPKHLHRSEEYALLLSAFLTEPTTALSVQLTPPPDTLLTAFASRSKIVLNLNSESPSKVVPLRKGVEIAEGLLRCVPDAMLVLTGSPKERQYAETFTTMLSEPKRVINLAGKTTVKMLAGVLAAVHVVISTDSGTAHLANAVGTPTLVLYGAGDERNTSPYHRENSFGFRVQGLDCAPCISTTCKFGEPKCLAQMPSADIVQKAVSLLQTLGVTARAFRS from the coding sequence TTGAATTTAGCTGTTACTTTTTACAAACTTGCAGCAAGTGCCAAAAACATACTGGTGCGCGCCCCGAACTGGCTTGGCGATCTTGTTATGAGTCTTGGATTTTTCTACAAACTGCGCCATGCCTTTCCAGATGCCACCATCGAGGTGATTGCCAAAGCTGAGATTGCCGACCTTTTGGAGCTCGTGCCGCAGCTTTCACGTGTTCATCCGTTTTCTAAGAAAACCTACCGTGGTCTTGCTGGGCTTTATCGCTTTGCCTCACGCTTTGCTGAAGTTGACCTTTATTTTTCGCTGCCCGATTCTTTTTCATCAGCAGCAATGGGCTTTTTTGCTAGAGCCAAACGCCGCATTGGATTCCGTGGTGACTGGCGCAACCTGCTGCTCACTGATGCCCTGCACAAACCCAAGCATCTGCATCGTAGCGAAGAATATGCCTTGTTGCTCTCAGCCTTTCTTACAGAGCCTACCACCGCCCTTTCAGTACAATTAACGCCGCCACCTGATACTTTGCTTACTGCGTTTGCATCGCGCTCGAAAATTGTCTTAAATCTCAATTCAGAAAGTCCCTCGAAAGTTGTGCCGCTGCGCAAGGGTGTAGAGATTGCAGAAGGCTTGCTTCGCTGTGTGCCAGATGCGATGCTCGTGCTAACAGGTTCCCCAAAAGAGCGCCAGTATGCTGAAACTTTTACCACAATGCTCTCTGAGCCGAAGCGCGTGATAAACTTAGCAGGGAAAACCACCGTCAAGATGCTTGCAGGTGTTCTGGCAGCGGTGCATGTAGTTATTTCAACAGATTCAGGCACGGCACATTTAGCCAATGCAGTCGGCACGCCTACACTGGTGCTCTATGGCGCAGGTGATGAGCGCAATACATCGCCCTACCATCGTGAAAACTCCTTTGGCTTTCGCGTGCAAGGCTTGGACTGCGCACCGTGTATCTCGACCACGTGCAAGTTTGGCGAACCCAAATGCTTAGCGCAGATGCCATCTGCTGACATTGTCCAAAAAGCAGTATCGCTCCTGCAAACACTTGGTGTAACTGCTCGTGCTTTTCGCAGCTAA
- a CDS encoding protein-L-isoaspartate O-methyltransferase has product MWQSDQDFKYRQKRAAMVESLRQAGITNERVLNAFRAVKRHLFLDSALWDSAYDDTPLPIGQGQTISQPFTVAYMTQLIAQHYPAGKKVLEIGTGSGYQAAILYELGYRVYTIERISELYERAKRIFEALSLKVMTRLGDGTLGWPSAAPFDAILVTAGSPDVPSSLLEQLADDGRLIIPIGSATKQKMSLFHRQGNTIYETHLYDFAFVPLIGKEGWSET; this is encoded by the coding sequence ATGTGGCAAAGCGACCAAGATTTTAAGTATCGCCAGAAGCGCGCAGCGATGGTTGAATCGCTGCGACAAGCAGGGATTACAAACGAGCGCGTGCTCAATGCATTTCGTGCAGTCAAGCGCCATCTGTTCTTGGATTCTGCACTCTGGGATAGCGCCTACGACGATACCCCACTGCCGATTGGACAAGGTCAAACCATCTCCCAGCCTTTCACTGTGGCATACATGACGCAACTTATCGCGCAGCATTATCCTGCAGGTAAGAAAGTCTTGGAAATCGGCACAGGGTCAGGTTATCAAGCTGCAATTCTCTATGAACTTGGTTATCGCGTCTATACCATTGAGCGTATTTCTGAACTCTACGAGAGAGCCAAACGCATTTTTGAAGCCTTAAGTCTCAAGGTAATGACACGCTTAGGTGATGGAACTTTGGGCTGGCCCTCAGCTGCTCCGTTTGATGCTATTCTCGTAACAGCTGGCTCACCTGATGTACCGTCTTCGCTTTTGGAGCAACTTGCTGATGATGGGCGCTTAATTATTCCTATCGGGAGTGCAACTAAACAAAAAATGAGCCTCTTTCACCGTCAAGGCAATACCATTTACGAAACGCATCTGTATGACTTTGCTTTTGTGCCGCTTATCGGCAAAGAAGGTTGGAGTGAGACATAA
- a CDS encoding chromate transporter has translation MHKALLEEQVESVAAQLPALPANAKEFFIKFMPIFVIVSLVFSGLALIGLLGLGVFVIFSLSLGITILLSLLLTIAQVVIMALALPGIFARRRDGWVWLYYAELLSIIVSIISISILGALISLLWLYVLFQVREMYTESGVA, from the coding sequence ATGCACAAGGCCCTCCTAGAAGAACAAGTTGAATCTGTTGCGGCTCAACTCCCCGCATTACCTGCCAATGCCAAAGAATTTTTCATAAAATTCATGCCGATTTTTGTAATTGTCAGTCTAGTTTTCAGCGGACTTGCTTTGATTGGGCTGCTTGGACTTGGAGTATTCGTGATTTTCTCGCTTTCACTAGGTATCACCATCTTACTTAGTCTCTTACTCACCATCGCTCAAGTCGTTATAATGGCGCTTGCCCTGCCTGGGATCTTTGCTAGAAGACGCGACGGATGGGTATGGCTATATTATGCAGAACTTCTCTCTATCATAGTTAGCATTATCAGTATCAGCATCCTAGGTGCGCTAATTAGTCTGCTCTGGTTATATGTACTTTTTCAAGTGCGCGAGATGTACACAGAGTCAGGCGTAGCATAG
- a CDS encoding acylphosphatase (catalyzes the hydrolysis of acylphosphate) — protein sequence MQTRIYAIASGRVQGVGYRWFIQHHAEQFGLSGYVRNLPDGRVEMELQGESAMVEALLEKARIGPWAAQVSSLKVEPRPVQALLQPNFEIRR from the coding sequence ATGCAAACACGCATTTATGCAATTGCCTCAGGCAGAGTACAAGGCGTCGGGTATCGCTGGTTTATTCAGCATCACGCTGAACAATTTGGTCTTTCTGGCTATGTGCGTAATCTGCCAGATGGTAGAGTCGAGATGGAATTGCAAGGTGAGAGTGCGATGGTTGAAGCGCTGTTGGAAAAAGCACGCATCGGTCCTTGGGCTGCACAGGTTAGCAGCTTGAAAGTGGAACCTCGTCCTGTACAAGCGCTCTTGCAACCAAACTTTGAGATTCGCCGTTGA
- a CDS encoding AAA family ATPase, whose amino-acid sequence MANNFFDFDDNNDKARGKEKPKFPTAIWYVMAILILIGIQVTFFWSNTTTELPYSQFRKELERGNVESVKISPSRIWVHTKEELVFNSPANSLMRARPATKDFYTIAPMILANSEFVKELEDKGVKYQFVQDGNWFTDILQWIFPFVILLGIWMFVFRRMNPNSQVMNIGKNKAALYEEPTDGNRITFKDVAGLEEAKEEVMEIVDFLKDPKKFTKLGGKLPKGVLLVGPPGAGKTLMAKAVAGEAGVPFFSLSGSDFVEMFVGVGAARVRDLFRTAKEKAPCIIFIDEIDAVGRSRGKGMMMGVNDERENTLNQLLVEMDGFATDKGVIIMAATNRPDVLDPALLRPGRFDRQIVIDKPDLNGRIDIFKVHTKNIPLGKDVDIRTLASQTPGFAGAEIANVCNEAALLASRRGKEAVEMIDFQDAIERVIAGLEKKNKVINPKEKKIVAYHESGHAIVSWLLPGNDPPQKVTIVPRGVSALGYTLNTPLEDRYLMTKQELFARICGLLGGRVSEEIVFGEISTGAQNDLERVTDIAYSMVAVYGMSEKLGYLSFADTSNAFLQGIGIEKRYGSEIAHLIDAEVKRIVDEAHEATRKLLMDNRDKLERMAQELLKREVLTYKDIEDILGKRPNLDDMNTNKDLSQIAAADETVAVVVESSTNTMAVEERAALEAAVEKLKAKRAHEN is encoded by the coding sequence ATGGCAAACAACTTCTTTGATTTTGACGATAACAACGACAAAGCTCGCGGTAAGGAAAAACCAAAATTTCCGACAGCAATCTGGTACGTCATGGCTATTCTCATCTTGATTGGCATTCAGGTTACTTTTTTCTGGTCGAATACCACGACAGAATTGCCATATAGTCAGTTTCGCAAAGAATTGGAACGCGGCAACGTAGAGTCTGTTAAGATTTCACCATCGCGCATCTGGGTGCATACCAAAGAGGAATTGGTGTTCAATAGCCCTGCTAATTCTCTTATGCGCGCACGCCCTGCAACCAAAGACTTCTATACGATTGCACCGATGATACTTGCAAATAGCGAGTTTGTCAAAGAGTTAGAGGACAAAGGCGTTAAGTATCAGTTTGTGCAAGATGGCAATTGGTTCACAGACATTCTGCAGTGGATTTTCCCCTTTGTGATCTTGCTGGGCATCTGGATGTTTGTCTTCCGCCGCATGAATCCCAATTCGCAAGTGATGAATATCGGCAAGAACAAAGCTGCACTCTACGAAGAGCCAACCGACGGTAACCGCATTACCTTCAAAGATGTGGCGGGCTTGGAAGAGGCTAAAGAAGAAGTGATGGAAATCGTTGATTTTCTGAAAGATCCAAAGAAGTTTACGAAACTTGGTGGCAAGTTACCCAAAGGCGTCTTGCTCGTCGGTCCGCCCGGTGCTGGCAAAACACTGATGGCAAAAGCCGTTGCTGGTGAAGCTGGTGTGCCGTTCTTTTCGCTCTCTGGCTCGGATTTTGTGGAGATGTTCGTTGGTGTAGGTGCCGCACGCGTGCGCGACCTTTTCCGCACCGCAAAAGAAAAAGCGCCATGTATCATCTTCATTGATGAAATCGATGCCGTCGGTCGCTCTCGTGGCAAGGGCATGATGATGGGTGTAAACGATGAGCGCGAAAACACACTTAACCAACTGCTCGTTGAAATGGATGGCTTTGCCACCGATAAAGGGGTCATTATCATGGCAGCCACAAACCGTCCCGATGTGCTCGACCCTGCCTTGCTGCGTCCTGGACGCTTTGACCGACAAATCGTCATAGATAAGCCTGACCTTAACGGTCGGATCGATATCTTCAAAGTGCATACGAAAAATATTCCTCTCGGAAAAGATGTGGATATTCGGACACTAGCTTCACAGACGCCTGGTTTTGCTGGCGCTGAGATTGCCAATGTCTGCAATGAAGCCGCGCTACTGGCCTCGCGTCGTGGTAAAGAAGCTGTAGAAATGATTGATTTTCAGGATGCCATTGAGCGTGTGATTGCTGGTTTAGAAAAGAAAAACAAAGTCATCAATCCGAAAGAGAAGAAAATTGTGGCGTATCATGAATCAGGTCATGCGATTGTCAGTTGGCTCTTACCGGGCAACGATCCGCCGCAAAAAGTTACTATTGTCCCACGTGGTGTCAGCGCGCTGGGCTACACGCTCAACACACCGCTTGAAGACCGTTATCTGATGACAAAGCAAGAACTCTTTGCACGCATCTGTGGTCTGCTTGGCGGACGTGTGTCAGAGGAAATTGTCTTCGGTGAAATCTCTACAGGCGCTCAAAACGACTTAGAGCGCGTAACAGATATTGCCTACAGCATGGTCGCCGTTTATGGCATGAGCGAAAAGTTAGGCTATCTCTCTTTTGCCGACACCAGTAATGCGTTCTTACAAGGTATTGGCATTGAGAAACGCTATGGCTCTGAAATCGCGCATTTGATTGATGCCGAAGTCAAACGCATTGTCGATGAAGCGCACGAGGCGACACGCAAACTGCTTATGGATAACCGCGATAAGTTGGAGAGAATGGCACAAGAGCTTTTGAAACGCGAAGTGCTCACTTACAAAGATATCGAAGATATTCTCGGCAAGCGTCCCAATTTAGACGATATGAACACCAACAAAGACCTTTCGCAAATTGCTGCTGCCGACGAAACGGTTGCTGTTGTTGTGGAGTCTTCAACCAACACGATGGCAGTTGAGGAACGTGCCGCGTTGGAAGCTGCTGTTGAGAAACTCAAAGCCAAGCGCGCGCATGAAAATTGA
- a CDS encoding NAD(P)H-dependent glycerol-3-phosphate dehydrogenase, translating to MSIAVLGAGSWGSTLAILLAEKGHQVFLWAHRKEFADELNATHENKRYLAGVRIPDTIEISSDIHRATDADMIVVATPSQVVRETLTHLKSYPFNHVTFVNVSKGIELGTGMRMSEVTQSTLPQVPLEQIAALYGPSHAEEVSRHQPTTVVAASISKDTARKVQDVFRTTMFRVYANSDLVGVEIAGSVKNIMAIAAGIADGIGYGDNAKAAIITRGLAEVTRLGMRLGAKPLTFSGLAGIGDLVVTCSSKHSRNRYVGEQIGKGKTLEQIQSEMVMIAEGVPTTKAVYELSQKLGVEMPITTAVYEMLFLKKDPTQLVYELMTREPKDELTESL from the coding sequence ATCTCCATTGCAGTTCTTGGGGCAGGTAGTTGGGGCTCCACTTTAGCGATTTTGCTTGCAGAAAAAGGTCATCAGGTTTTTCTTTGGGCACATCGCAAGGAATTTGCTGACGAGCTCAACGCCACACACGAAAACAAACGCTACCTGGCAGGTGTGCGCATCCCTGATACCATTGAGATTTCATCGGATATTCATCGTGCCACTGACGCCGATATGATCGTTGTCGCCACACCCTCTCAAGTGGTGCGCGAGACGCTTACGCATCTGAAGTCTTATCCTTTCAACCACGTCACTTTCGTTAATGTCTCCAAAGGTATCGAGCTGGGCACTGGCATGCGCATGTCGGAAGTAACACAGAGCACCTTACCGCAAGTGCCTCTCGAGCAGATTGCAGCGCTCTATGGACCAAGCCACGCTGAAGAAGTTAGCCGACATCAGCCGACCACGGTTGTTGCCGCAAGCATCAGTAAAGACACCGCACGCAAAGTGCAAGACGTATTCCGCACTACCATGTTTCGTGTTTATGCCAACTCCGATTTGGTCGGCGTAGAAATCGCTGGCTCAGTCAAAAACATCATGGCAATCGCCGCAGGTATCGCTGATGGCATTGGCTACGGCGACAACGCTAAAGCAGCGATTATTACACGCGGACTGGCTGAAGTTACACGGCTCGGGATGCGTCTCGGCGCAAAACCACTGACATTTTCCGGTCTTGCTGGCATTGGCGATTTGGTGGTTACCTGCTCAAGCAAACATAGTCGCAATCGCTATGTCGGTGAACAAATCGGCAAAGGCAAAACCTTAGAGCAAATTCAATCTGAAATGGTCATGATTGCAGAAGGCGTGCCTACAACGAAAGCTGTCTATGAACTCTCGCAAAAACTTGGCGTCGAGATGCCTATCACAACCGCTGTCTATGAAATGCTCTTTCTCAAAAAGGATCCAACTCAACTCGTCTATGAGCTTATGACACGTGAGCCCAAAGATGAACTCACTGAATCGCTTTAG
- a CDS encoding acyl-phosphate glycerol 3-phosphate acyltransferase — protein sequence MLSIATILIVSYLIGSIPTSIILSKWLKGIDIREYGSGNAGGTNAFRVLGWKAGLFVTLVDMFKGIVVVLWVVGFFTYNQLDKLPEMNKVVLQLLAGTAAVIGHIYTVFADFKGGKGVSTAAGIMFGIAPVTMAITVGLFLVIMFVSRYVSLASMLAAICFPIIVALRKHLVGADGIDYEVNLFGSPHFIHDSLDITLIVIGSLIALGIVYTHRANIQRLRLGTENRVNFFSKQK from the coding sequence ATGCTATCTATCGCTACAATTCTCATCGTGAGCTATCTCATCGGATCCATTCCGACGAGCATCATTTTGAGCAAGTGGCTGAAAGGGATTGACATTCGTGAGTATGGCAGTGGTAATGCAGGAGGCACGAATGCGTTTCGAGTTTTGGGCTGGAAAGCAGGTCTGTTTGTTACGCTTGTCGATATGTTCAAAGGCATTGTTGTAGTGCTGTGGGTAGTTGGCTTTTTTACTTACAACCAACTCGATAAGTTGCCTGAAATGAATAAAGTCGTGCTGCAACTTTTGGCAGGCACTGCTGCAGTGATTGGACACATTTACACGGTATTTGCGGATTTCAAGGGTGGCAAAGGTGTCAGCACCGCTGCGGGCATTATGTTTGGCATTGCACCTGTAACTATGGCTATCACTGTCGGGCTTTTTCTTGTGATTATGTTTGTCTCGCGCTATGTCTCGTTAGCCTCTATGCTGGCTGCAATCTGCTTTCCTATCATTGTTGCCTTGCGCAAGCATCTGGTTGGTGCTGACGGCATTGACTACGAAGTCAATCTTTTTGGGTCACCGCACTTCATTCACGATAGTTTGGATATCACCTTAATCGTCATTGGTAGTCTGATTGCCCTTGGCATTGTCTATACGCATCGTGCAAATATCCAGAGATTGCGGCTCGGTACAGAAAATCGTGTCAACTTTTTCTCGAAGCAAAAATAG
- a CDS encoding enoyl-CoA hydratase (Catalyzes the reversible hydration of unsaturated fatty acyl-CoA to beta-hydroxyacyl-CoA) — translation MSYKYLLVSKETDSHIAVVQFNRPEALNALNFELMDELLNALEALEHDPDVHAIVLTGNEKAFAAGADIKEFAARTSAQMLVQNPLEKWHRIERCSKPLIAAVSGFALGGGCEVMLMCDLVVASETAKLGQPEVNIGVIPGAGATQRLTRLVGKFKAMELILTGRMIDAKEALDLRLVSKVVPVAEYLEEAKRLAREIASKSPVAIRAAKEAIRASLSGLDEGLAFERKSFYLLFDTEDKKEGMQAFIEKRKPQWKGR, via the coding sequence ATGAGCTACAAATATCTCCTTGTCTCAAAGGAAACAGACAGTCATATTGCCGTTGTGCAGTTTAATCGCCCAGAGGCACTCAATGCGCTCAATTTCGAATTGATGGATGAATTGCTCAATGCGCTCGAAGCACTTGAGCATGACCCTGATGTCCATGCAATAGTGCTGACGGGCAATGAAAAAGCCTTTGCTGCAGGCGCCGATATCAAAGAATTTGCCGCACGCACTTCAGCACAGATGCTGGTGCAAAATCCTCTTGAGAAGTGGCATCGTATTGAGCGATGCTCCAAGCCACTGATTGCTGCGGTCTCTGGATTTGCCTTAGGTGGCGGCTGTGAGGTGATGCTGATGTGCGACCTTGTCGTTGCCTCTGAAACCGCAAAGCTCGGACAGCCTGAAGTCAACATCGGAGTCATTCCCGGTGCAGGCGCCACGCAGCGCCTCACGCGCCTTGTCGGCAAATTCAAAGCTATGGAACTCATTCTCACTGGGCGCATGATTGATGCCAAAGAAGCTCTGGACTTGCGTCTGGTCTCAAAGGTTGTACCTGTTGCAGAATATCTCGAAGAAGCCAAGAGACTTGCGCGTGAGATTGCCTCAAAATCGCCGGTCGCAATTCGTGCTGCCAAAGAAGCAATTCGTGCTTCACTCAGCGGACTTGATGAGGGCTTAGCCTTTGAACGCAAAAGTTTCTACCTGCTCTTCGATACCGAAGACAAAAAGGAAGGCATGCAAGCCTTTATTGAGAAGCGCAAACCACAGTGGAAAGGGCGCTGA
- a CDS encoding murein transglycosylase, with product MQLKVKYVVIQSVVYLSAMLISLSSCRFSQAQPSTSEHPAQDSLKQQKFSVTEQPQFSYAQFPQDRAVYLFGERLPFEDDEVFERFEREYIYNINDRAQMIMYIKRAGRFFPYIEARLKADSLPDDFKYLAVAESRLMDLRSPAGAAGIWQIMPDVARSYGLVVNSIVDERYNLEKATSVAIRYLKEAYKKFGNWIMAAASYNMGMSGAKDEQDYQAEKDYFKLYLNRETARYIFRIAAIKEIMENKERYGFGDVIPYKPIETKAVEVKKEIANLGLWAKQQGTSLKMVKYLNPWIRSRFVHAPPAQTKVFTILLPKDNTTDAPLAPYAYKMDKEKLANTAQGFYIVREGDTLESIANQCGLEVNEIRLLNKLKDGQTIQVGQQLRIAP from the coding sequence ATGCAACTGAAAGTGAAATATGTTGTTATACAGTCAGTAGTGTATCTCAGCGCAATGTTGATATCTCTAAGTAGTTGCCGCTTTTCACAAGCTCAGCCCTCGACCAGCGAACATCCAGCACAGGATTCACTTAAGCAGCAAAAGTTTTCAGTAACAGAGCAGCCGCAGTTCTCCTATGCGCAATTTCCGCAAGACCGTGCAGTTTATCTCTTCGGCGAAAGATTGCCGTTCGAAGACGATGAAGTCTTTGAGCGCTTCGAGCGTGAATACATCTACAATATCAACGACCGTGCTCAGATGATCATGTACATCAAACGTGCGGGTCGATTTTTCCCTTACATTGAAGCGCGCCTGAAAGCCGATTCACTGCCCGATGACTTTAAGTACTTAGCGGTTGCCGAAAGCCGACTGATGGATTTGCGCTCGCCTGCCGGCGCCGCTGGCATCTGGCAAATTATGCCCGATGTTGCACGAAGCTACGGTCTGGTGGTCAATTCCATTGTTGATGAACGCTACAACTTGGAGAAAGCTACGAGTGTTGCCATTCGCTATCTCAAAGAGGCGTACAAAAAGTTTGGCAATTGGATCATGGCAGCGGCATCATACAATATGGGTATGTCTGGCGCAAAAGATGAACAAGACTATCAAGCCGAGAAAGACTACTTCAAACTCTATCTCAATCGTGAGACAGCGCGATATATCTTCCGCATTGCGGCTATCAAAGAAATTATGGAGAATAAAGAGCGCTATGGCTTTGGTGATGTTATCCCCTACAAGCCCATAGAGACAAAAGCCGTAGAGGTCAAGAAAGAAATTGCTAACCTTGGGCTCTGGGCAAAGCAGCAAGGCACATCTCTCAAAATGGTGAAATATCTTAACCCTTGGATTCGCAGTCGCTTTGTTCATGCTCCACCTGCACAAACAAAAGTCTTTACAATTCTACTGCCCAAAGACAATACCACAGATGCACCGCTTGCACCTTATGCCTACAAAATGGATAAGGAAAAGCTAGCCAACACAGCGCAAGGTTTTTACATTGTCCGCGAAGGCGATACACTAGAAAGCATCGCTAATCAATGCGGATTAGAGGTCAATGAAATTCGCTTGCTCAACAAACTCAAGGATGGTCAAACAATTCAAGTGGGGCAGCAACTTCGAATTGCGCCCTAG
- a CDS encoding sigma-54-dependent Fis family transcriptional regulator, protein MKPGQTQIIGESPEIKRLVALAEQVAQTDVTVLITGESGTGKEVFAKFIHEHSRRADKTFIPINCGAIPESILESELFGHERGAFTGADRQRKGYFESADGGTIFLDEIGETPLEVQVKLLRVLETGEFQRVGSSQTLRCDTRVIAATNRRLEEEIAKKRFREDLYYRLRTVELHIPPLRERRSDILLLTEKFVRDFERKHGLKFVGFTAEATELLLSYHYPGNVRELRNIIESLIVLEREGKVTPEKLMRRLQQAPPEAKAPMMLPAVFPANRTLPEPSALAQQEMIYRMLLSLQTDLTEIKGMLSELLSRSQSQKELLLLPEGSHERLHEASAMANHESLRDILNSFYRTLAQDGRIPSLEDLERYAIEETLKTLQRQ, encoded by the coding sequence ATGAAACCCGGTCAAACTCAGATCATTGGCGAATCGCCTGAAATCAAGCGGTTGGTTGCTCTAGCAGAGCAGGTCGCACAAACCGATGTTACTGTGCTTATCACCGGCGAAAGTGGTACAGGCAAAGAAGTGTTTGCAAAATTCATTCATGAACACAGTCGCCGTGCAGATAAGACGTTCATTCCGATCAACTGCGGCGCCATTCCTGAAAGCATTTTAGAGTCAGAACTCTTCGGGCATGAGCGAGGCGCCTTCACAGGTGCCGATCGTCAGCGCAAAGGCTATTTTGAGAGCGCCGATGGCGGGACAATTTTTCTCGATGAAATTGGCGAGACTCCACTCGAGGTGCAAGTTAAATTGCTGCGTGTCTTAGAGACTGGTGAATTTCAGCGTGTGGGCTCTTCACAAACGCTGCGCTGCGACACGCGTGTTATTGCTGCTACTAACCGTCGGCTTGAAGAAGAAATTGCAAAAAAGCGATTCCGCGAAGACCTTTACTATCGCTTGCGTACAGTAGAACTGCATATTCCCCCGCTACGTGAACGGCGCTCTGATATTCTTCTGCTTACGGAAAAATTTGTGCGCGATTTTGAGCGTAAACACGGCTTGAAATTCGTGGGCTTCACTGCCGAAGCAACAGAGCTTTTGCTGTCATATCACTATCCAGGCAATGTGCGTGAGCTGCGCAATATCATTGAGTCGCTCATTGTCTTAGAGAGAGAAGGCAAAGTTACACCTGAAAAATTGATGCGTCGTTTGCAACAAGCACCGCCTGAAGCTAAAGCCCCGATGATGTTACCAGCCGTGTTTCCTGCAAACCGAACCTTGCCTGAACCCAGTGCACTTGCGCAGCAAGAAATGATTTATCGCATGCTTTTGAGTTTGCAAACTGATTTGACCGAAATTAAAGGCATGCTCTCGGAACTGCTCTCAAGGTCGCAGTCACAAAAAGAGCTGCTGCTCTTGCCAGAAGGCTCACACGAGAGATTGCATGAAGCTAGCGCGATGGCAAACCATGAGAGCCTGCGCGATATCTTGAATTCTTTTTATCGCACGCTTGCGCAAGATGGTCGCATTCCCTCACTGGAAGATTTGGAGCGGTATGCCATTGAAGAGACGCTAAAAACGCTTCAGCGGCAATAA
- a CDS encoding methylglutaconyl-CoA hydratase, translated as MQSNVLPTGRRALQKLEVSEKFYLQATLQWTNNTSVSFTQLRYEVCERVAYITLNRPEKRNALTPTLITELRHAFQHAQDDAGVRVVVLQAEGKAFCAGLDLDELRALSAKSAMDNLYDSETLAALFREIYTHRKFVISKVQGAAFAGGCGLACAADVVIADRDHAKFSYSEAKIGFVPAIVAALILRRSRHAGVREMLLRAHVLSADDALRLGLINYSVPSHDITSFTEQLAQDVCHTTSPMSIELTKRLLWSVETMSLDDAINFAMHLNAFSRQTSDLQKGIASFLTKEPIQW; from the coding sequence GTGCAAAGCAACGTTCTACCTACTGGGCGCCGAGCACTGCAAAAACTTGAAGTTTCAGAAAAATTTTATCTTCAAGCAACTTTACAATGGACTAACAATACATCCGTGAGTTTTACACAACTGCGATATGAAGTGTGTGAGCGTGTCGCCTACATCACGCTCAATCGTCCCGAGAAACGCAATGCGCTGACGCCCACGCTCATCACGGAACTGCGTCACGCATTTCAACATGCACAAGATGATGCCGGGGTACGTGTTGTGGTATTGCAAGCCGAAGGAAAAGCCTTTTGCGCAGGACTCGATTTAGATGAGCTTAGAGCGCTTTCAGCAAAATCTGCGATGGATAATCTCTACGACTCAGAGACGCTCGCCGCACTTTTTCGTGAGATATACACGCACCGAAAGTTTGTAATCAGCAAAGTGCAAGGCGCAGCTTTTGCTGGTGGGTGTGGTTTAGCATGTGCTGCCGATGTTGTTATTGCTGATAGAGACCATGCTAAGTTCTCCTACAGCGAAGCAAAAATTGGTTTTGTGCCTGCTATTGTTGCAGCGCTTATTCTGCGCCGCTCACGACATGCTGGCGTACGCGAAATGCTCCTGCGTGCTCATGTCCTTTCAGCTGATGATGCCTTGCGTTTAGGCTTAATCAATTACAGTGTGCCAAGCCACGACATAACTTCGTTTACAGAGCAACTTGCCCAAGACGTGTGTCATACAACCAGTCCAATGTCGATCGAACTCACTAAGCGCCTGCTCTGGTCCGTTGAAACAATGAGCCTTGATGATGCGATTAACTTTGCTATGCATCTCAATGCTTTCTCACGTCAAACCAGTGATTTACAAAAAGGTATTGCGTCATTCTTAACAAAGGAGCCAATCCAATGGTAA